In Caldicellulosiruptor obsidiansis OB47, a single window of DNA contains:
- a CDS encoding indolepyruvate oxidoreductase subunit beta — MKREMNILVVGVGGQGNILFSKILGETLLSAGYDVKISEVHGMAQRGGSVVTYVKASKKVFSPLVDIAQADFIIAFEKLEALRWLEYLKRDGTLIYADYEIPPISVTTGSYEYPDVEKVLKEIGVKACKVEIKKLLSSLGDARVQNTLMLGFFSKFLSVEEALFISSIEKNVKKEFIEINLKAFDLGRRIENM; from the coding sequence ATGAAAAGGGAAATGAATATTTTGGTTGTAGGTGTGGGTGGTCAGGGTAATATTTTGTTTAGTAAAATATTGGGTGAGACTTTACTGAGTGCGGGTTATGATGTAAAAATTTCTGAAGTTCATGGTATGGCACAAAGAGGTGGAAGTGTTGTTACATATGTAAAAGCTTCTAAAAAGGTGTTCTCTCCACTTGTTGATATAGCACAGGCAGACTTCATTATAGCATTTGAGAAATTAGAAGCACTAAGATGGCTTGAATATCTCAAAAGAGATGGTACATTGATTTACGCTGACTATGAGATTCCTCCTATAAGTGTAACAACAGGTTCATATGAGTATCCTGATGTAGAAAAAGTCCTAAAAGAAATTGGTGTGAAAGCTTGCAAGGTTGAGATAAAAAAGCTGCTTTCTTCTCTTGGAGATGCAAGAGTTCAAAATACCTTGATGCTTGGATTTTTTAGCAAGTTTTTGAGTGTAGAGGAGGCTTTATTTATAAGTTCTATAGAGAAGAATGTAAAAAAAGAGTTTATTGAGATAAATTTAAAAGCCTTTGACCTTGGTAGAAGAATAGAAAATATGTGA
- a CDS encoding ACT domain-containing protein, with protein MFVKQISVFLENKSGRLAEVTGILGKHDIDISALSIADTTDFGILRLIVNKPDLALQVLKENGFTVSATDVIAIAVEDKPGGLAKVLEILYKKDIGIEYMYAFVGKLSDQALVILKVEKADEAIEVLSENNVKILPAEEVYAL; from the coding sequence ATGTTTGTAAAGCAAATTTCAGTTTTTTTGGAAAACAAATCAGGCAGGCTTGCAGAGGTGACAGGGATATTAGGTAAGCACGATATAGACATCTCAGCTTTGTCAATTGCTGATACAACCGATTTTGGTATTTTGAGACTGATTGTTAATAAGCCTGATTTAGCCTTGCAGGTTTTAAAAGAAAATGGTTTTACAGTTTCAGCAACAGATGTAATTGCGATTGCTGTAGAAGACAAGCCAGGAGGGCTTGCAAAGGTTCTTGAAATACTCTACAAAAAAGACATAGGGATAGAGTACATGTATGCTTTTGTTGGTAAGCTTAGTGACCAAGCTCTTGTTATACTAAAAGTAGAGAAAGCTGATGAAGCAATTGAAGTGCTAAGTGAAAACAATGTAAAAATACTTCCAGCTGAAGAGGTATATGCATTGTAA
- a CDS encoding phenylacetate--CoA ligase family protein: MKYWDEHMECMDRNNLQEIQFKRLVETIKRVYTNVPYYRKKMQERGIIPEGIKSLDDLRKLPFTTKQDLRDNYPYGLFAVPLSEIVRIHASSGTTGKPTVVGYTKHDIGIWSEVMARTLVAAGADKHSFVQIAYGYGLFTGGLGVHYGAERIGASVIPISSGNTRRQIQIMVDFGTTVLACTPSYALYLAETMEEMGIDKSQLKLKSGVFGAEPWSENMRKEIETKLNIKAYDIYGLSEIIGPGVSFECEYQCGMHINEDHFLPEIINPETGEVLGEGEYGELVFTTITKEGLPLIRYRTRDITALHYDRCRCGRTLVRMEKVIGRTDDMIIIRGVNVFPSQIESVLLEMGEVEPHYQLIVDRVNNLDVLEVLVEVSERMFSDEVKKLEQLEKKITKAIEETLGISVKVRLVEPKTIERSEGKAKRVIDKRKI, translated from the coding sequence ATGAAATATTGGGATGAACACATGGAATGTATGGATAGAAATAATCTACAAGAGATTCAATTCAAAAGATTAGTTGAGACTATAAAAAGGGTATATACAAATGTACCCTACTATAGAAAAAAGATGCAAGAGCGTGGAATTATTCCTGAAGGCATAAAGAGCTTGGATGACTTAAGAAAACTTCCATTTACTACTAAGCAGGACTTGCGCGATAATTATCCATATGGACTTTTTGCTGTCCCTCTGAGCGAAATTGTAAGAATTCATGCTTCTTCTGGAACAACAGGCAAACCAACTGTTGTGGGATATACTAAACATGATATTGGTATTTGGTCTGAGGTTATGGCAAGGACACTTGTGGCAGCTGGAGCTGACAAACACTCGTTTGTCCAGATTGCATATGGTTATGGACTTTTTACAGGAGGATTAGGAGTTCATTATGGTGCGGAGCGGATTGGTGCATCGGTAATTCCAATTTCGTCTGGCAATACAAGAAGACAGATTCAAATTATGGTGGATTTTGGAACAACGGTTTTGGCTTGCACACCTTCATATGCTCTTTATCTTGCTGAGACTATGGAAGAGATGGGAATTGACAAATCTCAGCTTAAGTTAAAATCAGGGGTGTTTGGTGCAGAGCCGTGGTCAGAAAATATGAGGAAAGAAATAGAAACAAAACTTAATATTAAAGCTTATGACATATATGGTCTTTCAGAAATAATTGGACCTGGGGTTTCGTTTGAATGTGAATATCAGTGTGGAATGCATATAAATGAAGACCATTTCTTACCTGAAATAATTAATCCCGAAACAGGTGAGGTTTTAGGTGAGGGAGAATATGGGGAACTTGTCTTTACAACAATTACAAAAGAAGGACTTCCACTTATAAGATACAGAACACGAGACATAACTGCTCTTCACTATGATAGGTGCAGGTGTGGTAGAACATTAGTAAGGATGGAAAAGGTAATTGGTAGAACAGATGATATGATAATTATTCGTGGTGTCAACGTTTTCCCGTCTCAGATAGAAAGTGTCCTTCTTGAGATGGGTGAGGTTGAACCGCATTATCAGCTGATTGTTGACAGGGTAAACAATCTTGACGTTCTTGAGGTTTTGGTAGAAGTTTCTGAAAGAATGTTTTCTGATGAGGTCAAAAAGCTTGAACAGCTTGAGAAAAAAATAACAAAGGCTATTGAAGAGACGCTGGGGATTTCTGTAAAGGTTCGACTTGTTGAGCCAAAGACAATTGAAAGAAGTGAAGGAAAGGCCAAAAGAGTTATTGACAAGAGAAAAATATAA
- the miaB gene encoding tRNA (N6-isopentenyl adenosine(37)-C2)-methylthiotransferase MiaB — MESKNIYYIDFGTQARFVEEIEKMNTEYYLANGKNKKYHIVTYGCQMNVHDSEKLAGMLNAMGYVETENIQEADLIIFNTCSVREHAESRVYGNIGPLKRLKDKKPDLIIGVCGCMPQQVEVAQKLAKLFPFLDIIFGTKSLHKFPQLLYTAITEKKTVIDISEDEDVVVEGIPTARRQGVSAFVNIIYGCNNFCTYCIVPYVRGRERSRRPEEIIYEIEQLVQNGVKEVTLLGQNVNSYGKDLANGITFPKLLEKVNEIKGIERIRFVTSHPKDLSDELIVAMRDLDKVCEHIHLPVQSGSTRILKAMNRHYTKEDYLRLVEKLKTNIPDIAITTDIIVGFPGETDEDFEDTLDVCQKVEFDSAYTFIYSKRRGTPAEKMPNQVPEDIKHQRFQRLVKLVEEIALKKNKQMLGKTYEILIDSRSKRNNLLVGRTRTNKVVNVKCPDEYMFKFVNVKILEAAEHWLYGEVI; from the coding sequence TTGGAAAGCAAAAACATTTATTATATAGATTTTGGAACACAGGCACGGTTTGTTGAAGAGATTGAAAAAATGAATACAGAGTATTACCTTGCAAATGGCAAAAATAAGAAATATCATATTGTGACATATGGTTGCCAAATGAACGTTCATGATTCTGAAAAATTAGCTGGAATGCTAAATGCAATGGGATACGTTGAAACTGAAAACATCCAAGAAGCTGACTTGATAATATTTAACACGTGTAGCGTACGAGAACATGCAGAATCAAGAGTATACGGAAATATTGGACCTTTAAAGAGACTAAAGGACAAAAAGCCTGATTTGATAATTGGTGTGTGTGGGTGTATGCCGCAGCAGGTTGAAGTTGCACAAAAACTTGCAAAATTGTTCCCTTTTCTGGATATAATATTTGGTACAAAAAGTCTTCATAAATTTCCGCAACTTCTTTATACTGCTATTACTGAGAAAAAAACTGTTATTGACATTTCGGAAGATGAGGATGTGGTTGTTGAGGGAATTCCGACTGCAAGAAGGCAAGGAGTTAGCGCTTTTGTCAATATAATTTATGGATGTAACAACTTTTGCACTTATTGCATAGTTCCATATGTCAGAGGAAGAGAAAGAAGCAGGCGACCTGAAGAGATTATTTATGAGATTGAACAGCTTGTTCAAAATGGAGTAAAGGAAGTTACTCTTCTGGGGCAGAATGTTAATTCATATGGAAAAGATTTAGCAAATGGTATTACTTTCCCCAAGCTACTTGAGAAGGTAAATGAAATAAAAGGAATAGAGAGAATTAGATTTGTGACTTCTCATCCCAAGGATTTGTCAGACGAGCTTATTGTAGCTATGAGAGATTTGGATAAGGTGTGTGAACATATACATTTGCCAGTTCAGTCAGGGTCAACAAGAATATTGAAGGCTATGAACAGGCACTATACAAAAGAAGACTATCTTAGACTTGTTGAAAAGCTTAAAACAAATATTCCTGATATAGCAATTACTACTGACATTATTGTAGGTTTTCCGGGAGAGACGGATGAAGATTTTGAAGATACTCTTGATGTGTGCCAAAAAGTAGAGTTTGATTCTGCATATACCTTTATCTATTCGAAAAGAAGAGGAACACCAGCTGAAAAAATGCCCAATCAAGTTCCGGAGGATATAAAACACCAAAGATTTCAACGTCTTGTAAAGCTTGTTGAAGAGATAGCTTTGAAAAAGAACAAGCAGATGCTTGGCAAAACGTATGAAATTCTTATTGACAGTCGCTCTAAAAGAAATAATTTGCTTGTTGGAAGAACGAGAACAAACAAGGTTGTCAATGTGAAGTGCCCTGATGAGTATATGTTTAAGTTTGTTAATGTAAAGATTTTGGAAGCTGCAGAGCATTGGCTGTACGGCGAGGTGATTTAA
- the iorA gene encoding indolepyruvate ferredoxin oxidoreductase subunit alpha, with protein sequence MKKLLLGNHAVARGCYEAGVKVATAYPGTPSTEITEAIAKYDEIYCEWAPNEKVALEVAIGASIYGRRAICSMKHVGLNVAADPLFTASYTGVNAGLLIAVADDPGMHSSQNEQDTRDIAKAAKVPVLEPADSQECIDFVKIGFEISEKFDTPVILRLTTRVAHSQSVVEEGNREEIISEYKKDIQKYVMMPAMARMRHEFVEKRLSDLKEFAETSKVNKVDIGTKEIAFITSGIAYQYVKEAYPDAWVLKLGMVWPLPEKLIKDFCMKFDKVYVVEELDPFLEENIKTLGINNVVGKEIFKLTGEYSPSFIKKSIENKEIEIPYKANQTLAPRFPVLCPGCPHRGIFYVLSKLKNIIITGDIGCYTLGALSPFNAMDTCVCMGASIGMAHGISNASDKKQKVVAMIGDSTFIHSGITGIIDAVYNGSDILVLILDNSTTGMTGHQDHPATGYTIKGEQTYKIDLAALCKVLGCSVVEEIDPYKIDQNLDKIKNLINIPGVKVVIAKAPCRLHRRYKFTISKRYIDSQKCRNCKMCLSLGCPAISIKDKPFIDENLCLGCGMCEDICKFNAILAQKE encoded by the coding sequence TTGAAAAAATTACTGCTTGGGAATCATGCCGTTGCAAGAGGATGTTATGAAGCAGGAGTTAAAGTTGCAACAGCTTATCCTGGAACACCTTCAACGGAAATTACAGAGGCAATAGCAAAGTATGATGAGATATATTGTGAATGGGCACCAAATGAGAAAGTGGCGCTTGAGGTTGCAATTGGTGCATCTATTTATGGTAGACGTGCCATTTGTTCAATGAAACATGTAGGTTTGAATGTGGCAGCAGATCCTCTTTTTACTGCATCTTATACAGGGGTAAATGCCGGGCTTTTGATAGCTGTTGCAGATGACCCAGGTATGCATTCATCCCAAAATGAACAAGATACCAGAGATATAGCTAAAGCTGCAAAAGTGCCTGTTTTAGAGCCAGCTGATAGTCAAGAATGTATTGATTTTGTTAAGATTGGTTTTGAGATAAGCGAAAAGTTTGATACTCCTGTGATTTTGCGTCTTACAACAAGGGTTGCTCATTCACAATCTGTTGTAGAAGAAGGGAATAGAGAAGAAATAATATCTGAGTATAAAAAAGATATACAAAAGTATGTTATGATGCCTGCAATGGCACGGATGCGCCATGAATTTGTGGAAAAGAGGTTGAGTGACTTAAAAGAGTTTGCAGAAACGTCAAAAGTAAATAAAGTTGACATAGGAACAAAAGAAATTGCTTTTATTACATCTGGAATAGCATACCAGTATGTCAAAGAAGCTTATCCTGATGCATGGGTTTTGAAGCTTGGTATGGTATGGCCGCTTCCAGAGAAATTAATAAAAGATTTTTGTATGAAATTTGATAAGGTATATGTTGTAGAAGAACTTGATCCATTTTTAGAGGAAAATATAAAGACATTGGGAATAAATAATGTTGTAGGTAAGGAGATTTTTAAATTAACAGGCGAATACTCCCCTTCATTTATCAAAAAGTCTATAGAAAACAAAGAAATAGAAATTCCATATAAAGCAAATCAAACCCTTGCACCAAGATTTCCTGTGCTCTGTCCAGGTTGTCCTCATAGGGGAATTTTTTATGTTTTGAGCAAGTTAAAAAATATTATTATAACTGGGGATATTGGTTGCTATACCTTAGGGGCACTTTCACCGTTTAATGCTATGGATACATGTGTTTGTATGGGTGCGAGTATTGGAATGGCACATGGAATATCAAATGCATCAGATAAAAAGCAAAAGGTTGTTGCAATGATTGGAGATTCTACCTTTATTCACTCAGGGATAACAGGTATAATTGATGCGGTTTACAATGGGTCTGACATACTTGTTTTGATTTTAGATAACTCCACAACTGGTATGACAGGTCATCAAGATCATCCTGCAACAGGTTATACAATAAAAGGTGAACAAACGTATAAAATTGATTTAGCAGCTCTTTGCAAAGTGTTAGGATGTTCAGTTGTAGAGGAGATAGACCCTTACAAAATAGATCAAAATTTAGATAAAATAAAAAATCTTATTAATATCCCAGGTGTTAAAGTTGTAATAGCTAAAGCTCCTTGTAGGCTACATCGTAGATACAAGTTTACTATTTCCAAGAGATATATAGATTCACAGAAATGCAGAAATTGCAAGATGTGCTTGAGTTTGGGTTGTCCAGCAATATCAATAAAAGATAAACCTTTTATTGATGAGAATTTATGTCTTGGGTGTGGCATGTGTGAGGATATTTGTAAATTTAACGCAATTTTAGCTCAGAAGGAGTAG
- the mutS gene encoding DNA mismatch repair protein MutS, producing the protein MQELTPMMQQYMEIKQKVKDCILFFRLGDFYEMFFEDAIVASKELEIALTSRDCGNNEKAPMCGVPYHSATSYIAKLIEKGYKVAICEQVEDPKLAKGIVKREITRIITPGTFIDENFSTANNFICCISRNRSEFALTFVDVSTGEMYSCLIEEDLQKLLNEIGKYNPSEILISRSEDELYEYLKKNCTSFVQMIEFVDLQECYEVIENQINVGKIDERLILSVGNLLKYLTETQKISFDYIRRFEFYRVQNYLQIDINTKRNLELTESIIQRSKKNSLLGILDQTKTSMGSRLLKKWIERPLIDVIEINRRLDSVEQLKSSYSILVQIEELLSRMYDIERLSSKFAYKNVNAKDLLSLKRSIEVLPALKKLLSSFSAQLLKEIYEDFDTLEDIHSLIDSSINEDAPVTLKECGIIKDGFNEEVDRLRNISKNSKELLVQYEEKERNLTGIKNLRIGYNKVFGYYIEVTKSNYSLVPDRYIRKQTLANAERYVTEELKKLEDEILGADQKLIELEYQLFCEIRDRIEAQIERIQKTASYIAILDVLCSFARIAIDNEYVRPNVYLGDKIYIKNGRHPVVEKMIGRGNFIPNDTELDQVENRVLIITGPNMAGKSTYMRQVALIVIMAQMGCFVPADEAHIGIVDKIFSRIGASDDISSGQSTFMVEMSEVANILKNATPKSLIIFDEVGRGTSTYDGLSIAWAVLEYVADKSKIGAKTLFATHYHELTELEEKIPGVKNYRVDVKEEGKNVVFLRKIVRGGCDSSYGIHVARLAGIPEEVLKRAEEILKQLEEADINRKSIRKLRKEIKKEFTEQIDFFSYKKEEIIDKIEKLDILNITPLQALNILSELKHEIIKAKERQLI; encoded by the coding sequence ATGCAAGAGCTAACTCCTATGATGCAGCAGTATATGGAGATAAAACAGAAGGTGAAAGATTGTATTTTATTTTTTAGACTTGGCGATTTTTATGAGATGTTTTTTGAAGATGCGATTGTGGCGTCCAAAGAACTTGAGATAGCACTAACCAGCAGAGATTGTGGAAATAATGAAAAAGCTCCTATGTGCGGTGTGCCGTACCATTCTGCGACCAGCTACATTGCAAAGCTTATAGAAAAGGGTTACAAGGTTGCGATCTGCGAACAGGTGGAAGATCCAAAGCTTGCAAAGGGAATTGTAAAAAGGGAAATTACAAGAATAATAACTCCAGGCACATTTATTGACGAGAATTTTTCAACAGCCAATAATTTCATCTGTTGTATATCAAGAAACAGGTCTGAATTTGCATTGACATTTGTAGATGTTTCAACTGGTGAGATGTACTCTTGCCTTATTGAAGAAGACCTTCAAAAGCTATTAAATGAAATTGGCAAATACAATCCCAGTGAAATCTTAATCTCACGTTCAGAAGATGAGCTTTATGAATATCTGAAAAAAAACTGCACTTCTTTTGTACAAATGATAGAGTTTGTGGATTTACAAGAGTGCTATGAGGTTATAGAAAATCAGATAAATGTGGGTAAAATAGACGAAAGGCTGATTTTGAGCGTAGGAAATCTGCTGAAGTACTTGACAGAGACCCAAAAAATTTCTTTTGATTATATAAGAAGGTTTGAATTTTACAGAGTCCAAAACTATCTTCAAATTGACATAAATACAAAACGAAATTTAGAGCTCACCGAAAGCATCATTCAGCGCTCTAAAAAAAATAGCCTTCTTGGTATTTTGGATCAAACAAAGACCTCAATGGGTTCAAGGCTATTGAAGAAATGGATTGAAAGACCTCTTATTGATGTTATTGAGATTAACAGAAGGCTTGACAGTGTTGAGCAGCTCAAATCAAGCTATTCTATTTTAGTACAGATAGAAGAGCTTTTGAGTAGAATGTATGACATAGAAAGGCTTTCTTCAAAGTTTGCATATAAGAATGTTAACGCCAAAGATTTGCTAAGTTTGAAAAGGTCGATTGAAGTATTACCAGCTTTAAAGAAACTTCTTTCTTCATTCTCAGCACAGCTTTTAAAGGAGATTTATGAGGATTTTGATACATTAGAAGATATACATTCACTTATTGACAGTTCTATAAACGAAGATGCACCTGTAACATTAAAAGAGTGTGGAATAATTAAGGATGGTTTTAATGAAGAAGTAGATAGATTAAGAAATATATCAAAAAATAGTAAGGAACTTTTAGTACAGTACGAAGAAAAAGAGAGAAATCTCACAGGCATAAAAAATCTCAGAATTGGTTATAACAAGGTTTTCGGATATTATATAGAAGTCACTAAGTCAAACTACTCTCTTGTTCCAGACAGATACATTAGAAAACAAACTCTTGCAAATGCAGAAAGGTATGTAACAGAGGAACTCAAAAAATTGGAAGATGAAATATTAGGCGCTGACCAGAAACTCATCGAACTTGAATACCAACTTTTTTGCGAAATAAGGGATAGAATTGAGGCTCAGATTGAAAGGATTCAAAAAACAGCAAGTTATATTGCCATCTTGGATGTTTTGTGCTCATTTGCTCGTATTGCAATTGACAATGAATATGTCAGGCCAAATGTTTACTTAGGGGATAAAATATACATTAAAAACGGTAGACACCCAGTGGTTGAAAAGATGATAGGAAGAGGTAATTTCATCCCAAACGATACCGAACTTGACCAAGTAGAAAATAGGGTTTTGATTATAACAGGTCCCAATATGGCTGGTAAGTCTACATACATGAGGCAGGTAGCCTTAATTGTTATAATGGCACAGATGGGGTGTTTTGTACCCGCTGATGAGGCACACATTGGTATAGTGGATAAAATCTTTTCAAGGATAGGAGCATCTGATGATATTTCATCTGGGCAGAGTACATTCATGGTAGAGATGTCAGAGGTTGCAAACATATTGAAAAATGCAACGCCAAAAAGCCTTATAATTTTTGATGAGGTTGGGAGAGGAACAAGCACATATGATGGACTTTCTATAGCATGGGCGGTTTTAGAGTATGTTGCTGATAAATCTAAAATTGGTGCAAAAACCCTTTTTGCAACTCATTACCATGAGCTAACAGAGCTTGAAGAGAAGATTCCAGGGGTAAAGAACTACAGGGTTGATGTCAAAGAAGAGGGTAAAAACGTTGTATTTTTGAGGAAGATTGTCAGGGGTGGATGTGACTCAAGTTATGGGATTCATGTTGCCCGACTTGCTGGAATTCCAGAAGAAGTATTAAAGAGGGCTGAGGAAATTCTAAAACAGCTTGAAGAGGCTGATATAAATAGAAAAAGTATTAGAAAGCTTAGAAAGGAAATTAAAAAAGAGTTTACTGAGCAGATTGATTTTTTTTCGTATAAAAAAGAGGAGATAATAGACAAAATTGAAAAACTTGATATTTTGAATATAACTCCATTACAAGCTTTAAATATCCTAAGTGAACTCAAACATGAAATAATCAAAGCTAAAGAGAGGCAATTGATATGA
- a CDS encoding alpha/beta-type small acid-soluble spore protein has translation MPRKKRLVPEAAPQLDKLKQETASEVGVTLDNYNPNITAKQAGTVGGYMVKKMIQDYQNRAKNQQ, from the coding sequence ATGCCAAGAAAAAAGAGACTTGTTCCAGAGGCAGCACCACAACTTGACAAATTAAAACAGGAAACTGCCAGCGAAGTTGGTGTAACTCTTGACAACTACAATCCTAACATCACTGCAAAACAAGCTGGAACCGTCGGTGGATATATGGTTAAAAAGATGATACAGGACTATCAAAACAGGGCAAAAAATCAACAATAA
- the mutL gene encoding DNA mismatch repair endonuclease MutL yields MRELYKLPEQLTHILAAGEVVERPASCLKELLENSIDAGASLIDVKIEKGGMKRIEVYDNGKGIHSDDIEYVFERHTTSKIKSLEDIFSIKTMGFRGEALCAISSVAKVTLVSKHLEEEQGCMVKVEGGKVLSKSFCPFKEGTRIVVEDIFYNTPARLKFLKSPSTEQKYCLEVVEKIAIAWPEISFRAEADGKRQIFTPGDNKIESVIGSIFGIEIVKNIVEFSLEKESLKVWGYFVNPTVSRATRSGYHFYVNRRYIKSKLLSSCVDEAFKNSVITGRFPIVFLFVQIPPSEIDVNVHPSKLEVKFRDEQFVYNTVYKAITDSLKSEKMIAKLDLSKVDDANDAELEQKHIEVLSTNSNDISLVISEQPNFFEMFSDKPREVVIEQQGFENFGAGNYKIVGYAFDTYIIVQGDDSLYLIDQHAVHERRLFEDFKGQIYSSNVQSQVLAVPVVAQLPSSQKEFVLSNRSIFQNMGFEIEDFGKNEIVVRTWPAILTKSIDKVFLLDVIEMVYEQMVEDKSLVGISEDLLKRIACRAAVKGNSKISDLEKKEIVELVLVKKEIFHCPHGRPVVVEITKKDIEKMFKRIV; encoded by the coding sequence ATGAGAGAGCTTTACAAACTTCCTGAACAATTAACTCATATCTTGGCGGCGGGTGAGGTTGTAGAAAGACCGGCATCGTGCCTCAAAGAACTTCTGGAAAATTCAATAGATGCTGGAGCAAGTTTAATCGATGTTAAAATAGAAAAAGGCGGTATGAAGAGAATTGAAGTATATGATAATGGGAAAGGAATCCACTCTGATGATATCGAATATGTGTTTGAAAGACATACAACAAGCAAGATAAAGTCTTTGGAGGATATATTCAGCATCAAAACAATGGGATTTAGAGGGGAAGCGCTTTGTGCAATATCGAGCGTAGCAAAGGTGACACTTGTTTCCAAGCATTTAGAGGAAGAACAGGGGTGCATGGTAAAAGTAGAAGGTGGCAAGGTCCTTTCTAAAAGTTTTTGTCCTTTTAAAGAAGGAACAAGGATTGTTGTTGAAGATATTTTTTACAATACTCCTGCAAGGCTAAAATTTTTAAAATCTCCGTCAACTGAACAAAAGTACTGTCTTGAGGTGGTTGAAAAGATTGCAATTGCCTGGCCAGAGATTTCATTCAGGGCAGAGGCAGATGGCAAAAGACAAATTTTTACACCAGGAGATAATAAGATTGAATCTGTCATTGGCTCTATATTTGGGATAGAGATAGTAAAAAATATTGTTGAGTTTTCTCTTGAGAAAGAATCTCTAAAAGTTTGGGGTTATTTTGTAAACCCCACTGTGAGCAGAGCCACACGTTCAGGTTATCATTTTTATGTCAACAGAAGATATATCAAAAGCAAACTTCTTTCGTCATGTGTTGATGAGGCATTTAAAAATTCAGTCATCACAGGAAGGTTTCCAATAGTTTTTCTGTTTGTGCAAATTCCACCTTCTGAGATTGATGTGAATGTCCATCCATCAAAACTTGAGGTAAAGTTCAGGGATGAACAATTTGTTTATAACACCGTTTATAAAGCAATAACAGACTCATTAAAATCTGAGAAAATGATTGCAAAACTTGATTTGAGCAAAGTTGATGACGCAAATGATGCTGAACTTGAACAAAAACACATTGAAGTTTTGTCTACAAACTCAAACGATATATCTTTGGTTATTTCCGAGCAGCCAAATTTCTTTGAAATGTTTTCTGATAAACCAAGAGAAGTTGTAATTGAGCAGCAGGGCTTTGAAAACTTTGGTGCAGGAAACTACAAGATTGTTGGTTACGCTTTTGATACCTATATCATTGTGCAAGGTGATGACAGCTTATACCTTATTGACCAGCACGCAGTACACGAAAGAAGGTTATTTGAAGATTTTAAAGGTCAAATTTATTCTTCAAATGTTCAAAGCCAAGTATTGGCTGTTCCTGTTGTTGCTCAGCTTCCCTCTTCACAAAAAGAGTTTGTGCTTTCAAACCGCTCTATCTTTCAAAATATGGGTTTTGAAATTGAGGATTTTGGGAAAAATGAAATAGTAGTGAGAACCTGGCCTGCTATACTGACTAAGAGCATCGATAAAGTGTTTTTACTTGACGTAATAGAGATGGTATACGAACAAATGGTTGAAGATAAGAGTCTTGTAGGAATTTCTGAGGACCTGTTAAAAAGAATTGCTTGCAGAGCAGCAGTAAAAGGAAATAGTAAAATTTCAGACTTAGAGAAAAAAGAAATAGTTGAACTTGTACTTGTCAAAAAAGAAATTTTTCACTGTCCGCATGGAAGACCAGTTGTAGTAGAAATTACCAAGAAAGATATCGAAAAAATGTTCAAAAGAATTGTATAA